In Plectropomus leopardus isolate mb chromosome 20, YSFRI_Pleo_2.0, whole genome shotgun sequence, one DNA window encodes the following:
- the rtknb gene encoding rhotekin 2b, which produces MDNNTQDEEVMKQIEREVRMREGASKLLAACSRREQALEASKNLLTCNARILALLSQLQRMRKAQILQRVGRRPSEDVVPCLGKVSLSDLRIPLMWKDSEYFKNKGELQRCAVFCLLQCGTEIRDTDLVMVDRTLTDICFENTIIFSEVGPGFELRVELYSSCAVEDFSLGALGPRRGSRVGGSVGCSSGRKIRAAFESAAVCGSSGGNVGPGSESPPSSPDLSTLGPKYNLLAHTTLRIEHVQEGFKTHDLSLAATEDNPFWLPLYGNMCCRLVAQPLCMIQPIINGQLKVKLGEDLNCWENVYGVLRGPSLLCYQSQEDPESEDKPLLVIPIRKDTLVCVSEREPVHCQSLYISTQLQGQDVTYVLTTHTPEDMQRWTEAIWQHVYNMSE; this is translated from the exons GATGAGGAGGTGATGAAGCAGATTGAGAGGGAGGTGAGAATGCGAGAGGGGGCCAGCAAACTGCTGGCAGCTTGTTCCAGGAGAGAGCAGGCCCTGGAGGCCTCCAAGAACCTGCTAACCTGCAACGCTCGCATTCTGGCCCTGCTCAGCCAACTGCAGAGGATGAGGAAAGCTCAAATCCTTCAGCGGGTGGGACGCAG GCCATCTGAAGATGTTGTGCCATGTTTGGGGAAAGTATCCCTTTCAG ACCTGCGAATCCCACTGATGTGGAAGGACTCGGAGTacttcaaaaacaaaggag agctgcagcgcTGTGCTGTGTTCTGCCTGCTTCAGTGTGGCACAGAGATCCGTGACACTGATCTGGTGATGGTGGACAGAACTTTAACTGACATCTGTTTTGAAAACACTATCATATT CAGCGAGGTGGGTCCAGGATTTGAGCTTCGTGTTGAGCTGTACAGCAGTTGTGCAGTCGAGGATTTCTCCCTGGGGGCTTTAGGACCCAGGAGAGGGAGCCGTGTTGGTGGATCAGTGGGATGCTCCTCAGGGAGAAAGATCCGTGCTGCGTTTGAATCTGCAGCTGTTTGTGGATCCAGTGGAGGAAATGTCGGACCTGGGAGCGAGTCACCGCCTTCATCCCCTGACCTGTCCACACT GGGGCCTAAGTATAACCTGCTGGCTCACACAACACTCAGAATCGAACACGTCCAGGAAGGTTTTAAGACGCATGATTTGTCGCTAGCAGCAACAG AGGATAATCCATTCTGGTTGCCTCTGTATGGCAATATGTGCTGCCGCCTAGTTGCTCAGCCTCTGTGCATGATTCAGCCAATCATAAATGGCCAGCTCAAGGTTAAG CTCGGAGAGGACCTTAATTGCTGGGAAAATGTCTACGGCGTCCTCAGGGGGCCAAGTCTTCTTTGCTACCAAAGTCAAGAGGACCCAGAGTCTGAGGACAAGCCATTACTTGTTATCCCCATCAGAAAG GACACCCTTGtatgtgtgtcagagagagagccCGTCCATTGCCAGAGTCTCTACATCAGCACACAGCTCCAAGGACAGGATGTCACCTATGtgctgaccacacacacacctgaagaCATGCAGCGCTGGACCGAGGCCATCTGGCAGCACGTCTATAACATGAGTGAGTAA